A stretch of Henckelia pumila isolate YLH828 chromosome 4, ASM3356847v2, whole genome shotgun sequence DNA encodes these proteins:
- the LOC140860715 gene encoding exocyst complex component EXO70C2-like, producing the protein MDLQKESPTNDENQKHEPDQEDSSPKPLPDIIIINATDPQQPDNIIIDHQEDNNNNNNSQLQEESSPSLPPDLNKVSEEIDQYISDLSPADDDPLDVPIFVEQFALLVEAKMEELDSPSVKWSKLTEEDSNSFLKVVDRVCSLLNAILQFSSEYKYAHSINLVGRVLHHAMSYLEEEFKSLLEDYKIIIFPDSAEYVDKIIIKPKQSTSNQEDHQNQPTESEEEKYHFPGIYSDDVISNLARLSKAMIDGGYEKECCEVYFVARRNALEETIHKLGFEKYSIDDVQKMNWESLEREIVAWIRTINQCTTVHFPRERNLAVSVFPDHHPSMFESLAYCVMTQLLNFAEAVSLTKRAAEKLFKFLDLYEALRDIPPTTDTFFPQDLDLARELKTEASMIRSHLGEAMVLIFVELENSINSDSGKTPVPGGAVHPLTRYIMNYLKYAIEYKETLEQVFREHQKIERADSATGSDFDYNSQAAAQNEIIRAKESPFQAQMIKVMDLLDSNLEGKSKVYRDPSLSMIFMMNNGRYIMQKIKGSNEINSLMGNTWCRKRSSDLRQYHRGYQRETWGKLLGCLHPEGLTVNGKVAKPALKERFKSFNAMFDEIHKTQSSWVVSDEQLQSELRVSISNMVIPAYRSFLGRFSQVFTPGRQTEKYVKYQAEDIETYIDELFDGNASPMGRKL; encoded by the coding sequence ATGGATTTACAGAAAGAATCACCCACCAATGATGAGAACCAGAAGCATGAGCCCGATCAAGAAGATTCATCGCCCAAACCACTCCcggatattattattattaatgccACCGACCCCCAGCAGCCTGACAATATTATTATTGATCATCAGGaagacaataataataataataatagccAGCTCCAAGAAGAATCGTCCCCCAGCTTGCCACCTGATCTTAACAAGGTTTCCGAAGAAATCGATCAATACATTTCCGATTTGTCTCCTGCAGATGATGATCCCCTGGACGTCCCTATCTTCGTCGAGCAATTTGCCCTTCTTGTGGAAGCTAAGATGGAAGAATTGGATAGCCCCTCCGTGAAATGGAGTAAACTCACTGAAGAAGATTCCAATTCATTTCTCAAAGTTGTTGATCGGGTTTGTTCCCTGCTCAACGCCATCTTACAATTCTCCTCAGAATACAAGTACGCTCATTCAATCAACCTCGTCGGCCGGGTTCTCCACCATGCAATGTCTTACCTCGAGGAAGAATTCAAATCACTTCTCGAAGATTATAAGATAATAATATTCCCTGATTCTGCAGAATATGTCGACAAAATTATTATAAAGCCCAAGCAATCAACTTCTAATCAAGAAGATCATCAAAATCAGCCCACAGAATCTGAGGAGGAAAAGTACCATTTTCCAGGAATATATTCAGATGACGTTATTTCAAACCTCGCTAGGCTGTCCAAGGCAATGATTGATGGAGGCTATGAAAAGGAGTGTTGCGAGGTCTATTTTGTGGCCAGAAGAAATGCATTGGAAGAGACCATACACAAACTTGGATTTGAGAAATACAGCATCGATGATGTTCAAAAAATGAACTGGGAATCCCTGGAGAGAGAGATTGTTGCCTGGATCAGAACCATCAACCAATGCACAACCGTTCATTTTCCCAGGGAGCGCAACCTCGCGGTCTCGGTGTTCCCAGATCATCATCCTTCAATGTTTGAAAGCCTCGCATATTGTGTAATGACTCAGCTCCTCAATTTTGCCGAGGCTGTTTCTCTCACGAAACGAGCGGCTGAAAAGTTGTTCAAGTTTCTTGATTTATACGAGGCTTTAAGAGATATTCCCCCGACTACTGACACCTTCTTCCCGCAAGATCTAGACTTGGCACGTGAGCTTAAAACAGAGGCCTCCATGATAAGAAGTCATCTTGGGGAAGCCATGGTTCTGATTTTCGTGGAGCTtgaaaactcaatcaattctgATTCTGGGAAAACTCCAGTTCCAGGTGGCGCGGTTCATCCCTTGACTCGGTACATCATGAATTATCTGAAATACGCGATCGAGTACAAAGAAACATTAGAGCAAGTTTTCAGGGAGCATCAGAAGATTGAGAGAGCAGATTCGGCCACGGGATCAGATTTCGATTACAACTCACAAGCCGCCGCCCAGAACGAAATTATAAGAGCAAAGGAATCACCCTTCCAGGCTCAGATGATAAAGGTGATGGATTTACTAGATTCGAATCTAGAAGGAAAATCTAAGGTTTACAGGGACCCTTCATTGAGCATGATTTTCATGATGAACAATGGTAGGTACATAATGCAAAAGATTAAAGGGTCGAATGAAATCAACAGCCTGATGGGGAACACGTGGTGCAGGAAAAGATCGTCAGATCTGAGGCAATATCACAGGGGATATCAGCGTGAAACATGGGGCAAATTGTTGGGTTGTTTGCATCCGGAGGGGTTGACGGTGAACGGAAAAGTGGCGAAGCCAGCCTTGAAGGAGAGATTCAAGAGTTTCAATGCAATGTTCGATGAAATACACAAGACACAGAGCAGTTGGGTGGTGAGCGATGAGCAGCTTCAATCAGAACTAAGGGTTTCCATATCGAACATGGTGATTCCAGCTTACAGGTCATTTTTAGGAAGGTTCAGTCAAGTGTTCACTCCAGGAAGACAAACAGAGAAGTATGTTAAGTACCAGGCTGAAGATATCGAAACATACATCGATGAGTTGTTCGATGGGAATGCATCCCCAATGGGAAGGAaactataa
- the LOC140865639 gene encoding uncharacterized protein: MGSNFNPLILVEKLAKLNSSQQSIETLSHWCIFHMNKAKQVVETWDRQFHCAPREQRLAFLYLANDILQNSRRKGVEFVVEFWKVLPGSLRDVIENGDEFGRNASFRLISIWEERKVFGSRGHILKEEFVKRQSEYDNRNWKHAGYKLKPAGANTLDKLVSGYQAVYNGQQEEDGILYKCRNAISFLEKVDKDIEGDYRLGNVNGSITDELKGQNATLKDCIEQLQVFEALRSDLVTFLREALQEQEYKLDQVRDQLQAAQTCSEQASSICRQLLGSSGNGQVLPEQSGMKSSASQVPQNLTPGAREQSVSTIHARQASLADESGYVEDPKSAAAAVAAQLTALTSSAQVLSYAIASLEPGVIGNPPKDFPSDYPSEKRAKIENDHPSYVPQYPQAVVLPFSHPEQLQHNLPINSQELNSDEAPPPPPPPSSPPPLPPLPPPIQLYPLPQYLHSAMPMMNGPYGYNMSQQLAAPLPSYSPVGTPINGASAFATATDSYQNFQTSEGSFCTQASSLPMAPMNRQ; the protein is encoded by the exons ATGGGAAGCAATTTTAATCCCCTTATTCTGGTTGAGAAGCTGGCGAAGCTCAACAGCTCACAGCAGAGCATTGAGA CTCTATCACATTGGTGCATTTTTCATATGAACAAAGCTAAACAAGTTGTTGAAACATGGGATAGACAATTTCATTGCGCTCCTCGTGAGCAGCGATTGGCTTTCCTGTATCTTGCAAACGACATTCTCCAAAACAGCAGACGAAAAGGTGTAGAGTTTGTTGTGGAGTTTTGGAAGGTTCTTCCGGGTTCTCTTCGTGATGTAATCGAAAATGGGGATGAGTTTGGCAGGAATGCTTCTTTTCGCTTG ATAAGTATCTGGGAGGAGCGAAAAGTATTTGGGTCAAGGGGCCATATTCTCAAGGAAGAGTTTGTGAAAAGGCAATCAGAATATGACAATAGGAATTGGAAGCATGCAGGATATAAACTG AAGCCGGCTGGTGCCAATACTCTGGATAAGTTAGTTTCAGGTTATCAAGCTGTTTACAACGGTCAACAGGAGGAAGATGGCATTTTGTACAAGTGCAGAAATGCCATCTCCTTTTTGGAGAAAGTGGATAAAGATATTGAAGGAGATTACAGATTAG GCAATGTCAATGGTAGCATCACCGATGAACTGAAGGGGCAGAATGCAACATTAAAGGACTGCATAGAGCAGCTACAAGTTTTTGAAGCTTTGAGATCCGACCTTGTAACTTTTTTGCGAGAGGCACTACAGGAGCAG GAATATAAGCTGGACCAAGTCCGTGATCAACTCCAG GCAGCCCAGACTTGCTCAGAACAGGCAAGCAGTATTTGCAGGCAGTTGCTTGGCAGCAGTGGTAATGGTCAAGTTTTACCTGAACAAAGTGGAATGAAAAGTTCCGCCTCTCAGGTGCCACAGAATCTTACACCTGGAGCCAGAGAGCAATCAGTTTCAACAATCCATGCTCGTCAGGCATCTTTGGCCGATGAATCTGGCTATGTAGAAGATCCTAAATCTGCAGCAGCTGCAGTTGCGGCACAACTCACAGCATTAACATCCTCAGCTCAAGTATTGAGTTACGCCATCGCTTCTCTTGAACCAGGAGTTATAGGCAATCCACCTAAAGACTTTCCCAGCGATTATCCTTCAGAAAAGAGGGCAAAGATCGAGAATGATCACCCTTCTTATGTCCCTCAGTATCCGCAGGCAGTGGTTCTACCCTTTTCACATCCCGAACAACTGCAACACAATTTACCAATCAACTCACAGGAGTTGAATTCCGATGAAGCTCCTCCTCCTCCACCACCACCATCATCCCCTCCCCCATTGCCGCCACTGCCACCACCCATACAGCTTTATCCACTGCCCCAGTATCTGCATAGTGCCATGCCCATGATGAATGGACCATATGGCTATAACATGAGCCAACAGCTGGCGGCACCCTTGCCTAGCTATTCTCCAGTTGGCACTCCTATCAATGGGGCTTCTGCTTTTGCTACAGCGACTGATTCTTATCAGAACTTCCAAACATCAGAAGGTAGTTTTTGCACTCAGGCATCATCATTGCCAATGGCCCCCATGAATCGACAGTAG
- the LOC140865638 gene encoding probable metal-nicotianamine transporter YSL6, giving the protein MGSELEITEPLLLPEYTAADVHSQFERIPEWKEQITIRGLVASAVLGVLFCVITHKLNLTVGIIPSLNVAAGLLGFFLVKSWTGLLSRFGFQVQPFTRQENTVIQTCVVACYGLAFSGGFGSYLLSMDEKTYKLIGEGYPGNRPEDIKNPGLLWMMGFIFVVSFLGLFSLAPLRKVMVLGYKLTYPSGTATAMLINSFHTSTGAELARKQVTCLGKYLSISFCWSFFKWFFSGIGDSCGFDNFPSLGLMLYKNTFYFDFSPTYVGCGLICPHLVNCSVLLGAIISWGILWPFISQHAGDWYPAGLESNDFKGLYGYKVFIAIAVILGDGLYNLIKIVSVTIKEICTKQENLLIVREAVDGSNSNLLAEQKKQDEVFLKDKIPFWFAASGYVGLAAISTATMPVIFPPLKWYLVLCAYIIAPALAFCNSYGCGLTDWSLASTYGKIGLFIIASLVGSDGGVIAGLAACGVMMSIVSTAADLMQDFKTGYLTLSSAKSMFVSQLLGTGMGCVIAPLTFWMYWSAFDIGSPDSPYKAPYAVIYREMAILGVQGFSELPSHCLAICCGFFAAALAINLLRDVTPKKISQYIPIPMAMAIPFYIGAYFAIDMFIGTVILFVWERINKKDAEDYAGAVASGLICGDGIWTIPSAILSILRINPPICMYFRPSGSS; this is encoded by the exons ATGGGTTCAGAGCTCGAAATCACGGAACCTCTACTGTTGCCTGAATATACTGCAGCTGACGTTCATTCCCAATTCGAACGAATCCCAGAATGGAAAGAGCAGATTACAATCAGGGGTCTGGTGGCTAGCGCTGTATTGGGTGTCCTTTTTTGTGTGATTACGCATAAGCTCAATCTCACCGTAGGTATCATCCCTTCGCTTAATGTTGCGGCCGGTTTGCTCGGGTTTTTCCTCGTCAAGTCGTGGACTGGGCTCCTATCCAGATTTGGATTTCAGGTTCAGCCTTTTACTCGACAGGAGAATACTGTCATTCAAACTTGTGTAGTTGCTTGCTACGGTCTAGCCTTTAGCG GGGGATTTGGGTCATATTTGCTTTCTATGGATGAAAAAACATACAAACTCATAGGTGAAGGTTACCCCGGAAATCGGCCTGAGGATATCAAGAATCCCGGTCTATTGTGGATGATGGGGTTTATATTTGTTGTTAGTTTCCTTGGACTTTTTAGTTTGGCCCCTCTTCGGAAG GTTATGGTCTTGGGTTATAAGTTGACCTACCCAAGTGGAACTGCCACAGCAATGTTGATCAATAGCTTCCATACAAGTACTGGAGCTGAACTTGCCAG GAAGCAGGTTACTTGTCTTGGGAAATATCTGAGCATAAGCTTCTGCTGGAGCTTCTTTAAATGGTTCTTTAGCGGCATTGGTGACTCATGTGGATTTGACAATTTCCCCAGCCTGGGATTGATGCTGTACAAGAATAC GTTTTATTTTGACTTCAGTCCTACTTATGTTGGATGTGGTCTGATATGCCCTCATTTAGTCAATTGTTCCGTTCTCCTTGGAGCTATAATATCATGGGGTATTCTATGGCCATTCATTTCACAGCACGCAGGCGATTGGTATCCAGCTGGCCTTgagagcaatgatttcaaaggtCTCTATGGTTACAAG GTCTTCATAGCAATTGCTGTTATTCTTGGGGATGGGCTTTACAATTTGATCAAAATAGTATCAGTAACTATCAAGGAGATATGCACCAAACAAGAAAATCTTCTAATTGTCAGGGAAGCTGTTG ATGGCAGCAATTCAAATTTATTAGCAGAGCAGAAGAAGCAAGATGAAGTTTTCCTCAAAGATAAGATTCCTTTCTGGTTTGCCGCTTCTGGATATGTTGGCTTGGCAGCTATATCAACTGCCACTATGCCAGTGATCTTCCCTCCCCTAAAGTGGTACCTGGTTCTTTGTGCATATATTATTGCTCCAGCTCTCGCTTTTTGCAACTCATATGGTTGTGGGCTAACAGACTGGAGTTTGGCTTCTACTTATGGAAAGATCGGTCTCTTTATCATTGCATCACTTGTAGGAAGCGACGGTGGGGTTATAGCTGGTTTGGCAGCTTGTGGAGTTATGATGTCTATTGTATCCACAGCTGCTGATTTAATGCAGGATTTTAAAACTGGTTACCTTACTCTGTCTTCAGCTAAGTCTATGTTCGTGAGCCAATTACTTGGAACAGGCATGGGGTGTGTAATTGCACCCCTCACATTTTGGATGTATTGGAGTGCCTTCGATATTGGGTCCCCCGATAGCCCATACAAAGCACCATACGCTGTTATTTATAGGGAAATGGCCATACTGGGAGTCCAGGGATTCTCTGAACTTCCCAGTCACTGCCTTGCCATTTGCTGTGGCTTCTTCGCTGCTGCGTTGGCTATAAATCTTTTGAGAGACGTGACCCCAAAAAAGATTTCGCAGTATATTCCTATTCCTATGGCGATGGCAATCCCATTTTACATTGGAGCTTACTTTGCTATTGACATGTTCATTGGAACTGTGATTTTATTTGTGTGGGAGCGAATAAATAAGAAAGATGCAGAAGATTACGCTGGTGCTGTTGCTTCAGGTTTGATATGCGGCGACGGGATATGGACTATACCTTCTGCAATTCTTTCTATTTTAAGGATAAATCCACCCATCTGCATGTACTTCAGGCCCTCTGGAAGTAGCTAG
- the LOC140862975 gene encoding protein LAZY 1-like isoform X1, whose protein sequence is MKFLGWMHRKMMQNNTEPMKYSIIGNLSSCFPVQISLDEQNYYKESIKTFSQACIKSQKSSKRFEANMEEMLSNEELLDEPFEFLAIGTFGIEPLNAGPPTPTLPAPFEKVTNQQIQTEVTANDLKLINYEIEKFLEAEEKGTMNDTSERNGQESIIIHSNKPTEGGSQAVACPLQKYLFATSIELAETETEIRKEKTSLGELFKRNDAANDPIMNSEEAELLMKKGKVARIMKKVMKKFHSSSSCPAASKNDNEVSLAIKKKLSKVIKMFHKKVYPEEMNDKKIIKLKKGKKNSSHEDDDWIGKEKENRKFPKSATKMSMKKLSSDGIHKGAPTEHGEHGHWIKTDSNCKMKFEI, encoded by the exons ATGAAG TTTCTAGGTTGGATGCATCGTAAGATGATGCAAAACAACACAGAGCCAATGAAGTATTCCATCATTG GAAACCTGTCCAGTTGTTTTCCAGTGCAGATATCATTAGATGAGCAGAACTACTACAAAGAGTCCATCAAAACTTTCTCACAAGCAtgcatcaaatctcaaaaatctTCCAAAAGATTTGAAGCCAATATGGAGGAAATGCTCTCCAATGAAGAACTGCTTGATGAACCTTTTGAATTTCTAGCAATCGGAACTTTTGGTATAGAACCACTCAATGCCGGACCCCCAACACCAACTCTCCCAGCACCATTTGAAAAGGTTACCAACCAACAGATACAGACAGAGGTAACAGCAAATGACCTCAAACTAATAAATTATGAGATAGAAAAGTTTCTAGAAGCTGAAGAGAAAGGAACGATGAACGACACATCTGAGAGGAATGGTCAAGAAAGCATAATAATCCACAGCAACAAGCCCACTGAAGGAGGCTCGCAAGCGGTGGCATGTCCTCTCCAGAAGTACCTCTTTGCCACTTCAATTGAGCTGGCTGAGACAGAAACCGAGATACGGAAAGAAAAAACTTCCCTTGGAGAACTCTTTAAGAGGAATGATGCAGCCAATGATCCTATAATGAATAGTGAAGAAGCAGAGCTGCTAATGAAGAAAGGAAAGGTAGCTCGTATTATGAAGAAAGTGATGAAGAAGTTTCATTCCTCAAGTAGCTGTCCAGCTGCTTCTAAGAACGATAATGAAGTATCCCTTGCAATTAAGAAAAAACTCTCTAAG GTCATAAAAATGTTTCACAAGAAAGTTTACCCCGAAGAGATGAATGACAAAAAAATCATTAAGCtgaaaaaaggaaagaaaaacagTTCCCATGAGGATGATGATTGGATTGGAAAGGAAAAGGAAAATAGAAAGTTTCCCAAATCAGCTACCAAAATGAGCATGAAGAAATTATCTTCTGATGGCATCCACAAAGGTGCTCCAACCGAGCATGGAGAGCACGGGCATTGGATTAAAACAGATTCGAATTGTAAgatgaaatttgaaatataa
- the LOC140862975 gene encoding protein LAZY 1-like isoform X2 produces the protein MKFLGWMHRKMMQNNTEPMKYSIIGNLSSCFPVQISLDEQNYYKESIKTFSQACIKSQKSSKRFEANMEEMLSNEELLDEPFEFLAIGTFGIEPLNAGPPTPTLPAPFEKVTNQQIQTEVTANDLKLINYEIEKFLEAEEKGTMNDTSERNGQESIIIHSNKPTEGGSQAVACPLQKYLFATSIELAETETEIRKEKTSLGELFKRNDAANDPIMNSEEAELLMKKGKVARIMKKVMKKFHSSSSCPAASKNDNEVSLAIKKKLSKVIKMFHKKVYPEEMNDKKIIKLKKGKKNSSHEDDDWIGKEKENRKFPKSATKMSMKKLSSDGIHKGAPTEHGEHGHWIKTDSNYLVLEL, from the exons ATGAAG TTTCTAGGTTGGATGCATCGTAAGATGATGCAAAACAACACAGAGCCAATGAAGTATTCCATCATTG GAAACCTGTCCAGTTGTTTTCCAGTGCAGATATCATTAGATGAGCAGAACTACTACAAAGAGTCCATCAAAACTTTCTCACAAGCAtgcatcaaatctcaaaaatctTCCAAAAGATTTGAAGCCAATATGGAGGAAATGCTCTCCAATGAAGAACTGCTTGATGAACCTTTTGAATTTCTAGCAATCGGAACTTTTGGTATAGAACCACTCAATGCCGGACCCCCAACACCAACTCTCCCAGCACCATTTGAAAAGGTTACCAACCAACAGATACAGACAGAGGTAACAGCAAATGACCTCAAACTAATAAATTATGAGATAGAAAAGTTTCTAGAAGCTGAAGAGAAAGGAACGATGAACGACACATCTGAGAGGAATGGTCAAGAAAGCATAATAATCCACAGCAACAAGCCCACTGAAGGAGGCTCGCAAGCGGTGGCATGTCCTCTCCAGAAGTACCTCTTTGCCACTTCAATTGAGCTGGCTGAGACAGAAACCGAGATACGGAAAGAAAAAACTTCCCTTGGAGAACTCTTTAAGAGGAATGATGCAGCCAATGATCCTATAATGAATAGTGAAGAAGCAGAGCTGCTAATGAAGAAAGGAAAGGTAGCTCGTATTATGAAGAAAGTGATGAAGAAGTTTCATTCCTCAAGTAGCTGTCCAGCTGCTTCTAAGAACGATAATGAAGTATCCCTTGCAATTAAGAAAAAACTCTCTAAG GTCATAAAAATGTTTCACAAGAAAGTTTACCCCGAAGAGATGAATGACAAAAAAATCATTAAGCtgaaaaaaggaaagaaaaacagTTCCCATGAGGATGATGATTGGATTGGAAAGGAAAAGGAAAATAGAAAGTTTCCCAAATCAGCTACCAAAATGAGCATGAAGAAATTATCTTCTGATGGCATCCACAAAGGTGCTCCAACCGAGCATGGAGAGCACGGGCATTGGATTAAAACAGATTCGAATT acTTGGTCTTGGAGCTGTAG